The stretch of DNA TGCGCAGCTTGGCGTTCTCCTTCCTCAAACGCTCTAGCTCAGCCTGTTCGGGCTTCATCACGCCCTAACCAGGGAACGCCTGCTGCGGGTCCGCAGTTGCCTCACGTACCCATTTGCGCAGCACGTTCTCGTGCATCAAGATCACGGGCAGCTTGCGCCACCGCCGCACCCCGTTCCTTTACCAGCTTGATTGCTTCAAACTCTCGGCTGAACTGCCTTCTCGTTCCCATGAACCGCCTCCGGTTTCATTTCACACCTTAACAAGATGTCTTTGAAACCGGCAGCAGCCCATAGTGTTTTCCTGAGCGCAGGGCTGAAACCTCGCTACAGTGAGCAGCCCCGGTTCGAGTTCGTCTACATCAAGGAGCTTTTCCGTTGATGGTCCAGACGTTGAAGTCATATTCGGCCGCATCGACGACGCCAGCTGCTTGATCGCTTGCGGAAGGACCGTCGTGGCGCATCGTCGAAGCGAGCCCAATGCATCCATCAACGTAGCCAGGGTCTAGGCCGCGTCCTGGTTGTCGTCCACCAGGGCCCGCCGTCGTGCTGCGGACTGGCGGGCGCGGAGCGTTCGACCTGATCGGTCGGGGGAGGGTACAGCGGCAGGAGGGGAAAATGGGTAAAATGGCCAAAACCCTTAATTTAAGGATCTGCGATGGCCGCCTCCACTTCCTCTGTTCTACCCGCCGAGATCGAGCGCTTGACGCGCGACCTGCCGTCGTTTTCCGCCACTAAGCTGGCCTCGGGCATGCAGAAGGTGACCAGTACGGTGATGGCACGAGGCGCAGTAGTGATCACGCGGCATGAGCAGCCGTCGATGGTGCTGATGTCGGTGGAGCGCTACCTGAAGCTGGAACAGGCGTCGGCGCCGAACCTGGAAGCCCTCACGCATCGCTTTGACGACATGTTCGCGCACATGCAGGGCGAGGCGGCTGCACGGGCTATGGTGGCCGCCTTCGCCTTGAATCCTGCCGAACTCGGTGAGGCGGCTGTTGCCCAGGTGGTGCCGGCGGCACGCCGCTGATGCCGGCGCAGATCTTCCTGCTGGCCGGCGTCAACGGCGCCGGCAAGAGCAGCGTGGGCGGCGCCGCGCTGCTGCAGAAGAAGGTGGATTACTTCAACCCCGACCTGGCCGCCCGCGCGCTGCTGGAGGCCAACCCGGGACTGGCGGCCGAAGCGGCCAATGCCCGGGCCTGGGAGTTCGGCCGCAAGGGGCTCGAGCGGGCTCTGGCGCAGGGTCTGAACTTCGCTTTCGAGACGACGCTGGGCGCCAGGACGATTTCCCAGATGCTGCTCGACGGCGCACGCGAGGGGGCGCAGGTCCATCTCTGGTATGCCGGGCTGTCGTCGCCGGAGCTGCACCTGCAGCGCGTCCAAGCGCGGGTGGCCGCCGGCGGTCACGACATTCCCGAAGCGAAGATCCGCGAGCGCTACGAGACTAGCCGCGCCAACCTGATCCGGCTGCTGCCGCATCTGGCGAGCCTGCGCGTCTACGACAACAGCGCGGAAGGCGATCCGAAGGCCGGGCAGCGGCCACAGCCGCTGTTGCTGCTGCACATGGAAGACGGGCGCATCGTCTCGCACATCGCGCTCGACCAGGTGCCGCAGTGGGCCAAGCCCGTCATGGCCGTGGCGCTGGGGCGCCAGGGCGGCGCGGGCTGAGCTTTCGCACGGCTTGATGCTGCGCGATACGCCTGCGGTCCGGCTGCGGCACGCCTTCGCCCGATATGGCCCAAGGTGAACCTGCGTGCATCGCCCATCATGCGCTGGGTGCAGCGCTACGTGCCTGAGTTCGAGAAGCGCTGGAATCGATTCGCTCGTCAGGTTGGTCGCTCATGGCGCGTCGACGAGACCTACTTGAAAACCCGCGGCAGACTCGATTTGCCCCGCAAGCCTAAGCGGAATCGACGTCCTGCGACGCGTCGAATGGCGGGCGTACTGAGCCGGCTTCACGCCGGCCGAGACCCGCGCCGCATTGCGCAGCAAGATGGAGTCGAGCTACCAGGGCATCTTCATGGGCGCGCGCAAATACGTGCTGCACACCTTCGCCACCACGCAGAGTGCGCTGATGAAGAAGCGCGTGGCACGCTCCATGGTCGGCAGCATTTGCCTCACCTGCCACGACAAGCGGCTCAAGCGCGAGGCGCTGGCCGTGACCTTCGCGGGCCATAACATCGGCGCGATCTCGCCAATGCCGCTCGAAGACTAAGTCACCGTACGCCGCCCCGTGGTCATGACTTCATTCAGTACCCGAAGGTGGGTCGGCGGATATGGATGACAACTCCATGCGAGTCAGGGGTCTATAGGAGAATCCCCTTGGCCACCGTGTTGCGCTGGATCTCGCTCGTGCCCGTGACGATGCGGTACATGCGCAGGCGGCGGAAGATGAACTCGACCGGATGGTTGCGCGTGACCCCGACATTGCCGTGAATCTGCACCGCCTTGTCGGCGATCTCGAAGCAGCGCTCGGAGACGAACAGCTTGCACATCGACGCCTCGGTGCGGATGTCCTCGCCGCCATCGGCCTTCGCCGCCGTCGCCAGCACCATCTGCTCGCAGGCATAGAGCGCGGTCGCCATGTCGGCCAACATATGCTGGATCGCCTGAAAGCGGCTGATAGGGCCGCCGAACTGCTCCCGGTGCTGCGCATAGTCGATCGAGTGCCGCAACGCCTGGCGGGCGAGCCCGATCATGGTGGGGCAGTGGAGCAGGCGGTTCACGTTGATGCGGTCCATCGCAATGCGCAGGCCTTCTCCCTCGGTGCCGATCAGGTTGGCCACGGGTACGCGCACGTTGTCGAAATGGATGTCGGCATCGACGAACTGGCCTGTCATGGGCACGCAGTCGAAGTCGAGCCGCACGCCCGGTGCCCGCAGATCGATGAACAAGGCGGAGATGCCGCGCGCGCCGTCGTCGGGGTTGGTGACGCAGATGGTGATGGCCACATCGGCGAACGTGGAGGCGCTGATGTAGTGCTTGTGGCCGTTGATGATGAAGTCGTCGCCATCGCGCACGGCACGCGTGCGGATGCTCGCCGCGTCCGACCCGGAGTGCGGCTCCGTCATGGCGAAGCAGATGCCCATCTCGCCCTGGACCACCGGGTCCACGAAGCGCGCCACCTGGTCGGGCGTGGCATACCTGGCGAGCGAGCCGATGCGCGACGGGCCGCCCCAGTCGCCGAGGACGTGCGGAAAGAGGATGGCGCCCGAAGCGGCCACGTCGTCCTTCAGCAGGCAGAGCTGCGCGAGCGGCAGCCCACGGCCCCCGAGTTCCACCGGAAGATGGATGCCGTAGAAGCCCAGCTCGCGGCAGCGCCGCCAGACCGAGCCGACCAGCTCGCGCGAGAACCGGTCTTCGTAGCCGAGGCCGAGCTTGCGCTCGAGCGGGATCAGTTCGCCGTTGAGATACTCTGCGAGTTCGGCGCGGATTTCGGCGATGGACTTGGAACGGGTCGTCTGAAGCATGAGAAGCTCCTCGGGAGCGCAAGGCAGGACCCTGTGCGCCAGGTTAAGGAAAAACGATGAGACTGGACGACCTTCGCTACTTCATCGCGGTGGCCGAACAAGCCCATGTGGGACGTGCGGCGCAACGCCTGGGCGTCAGCCAGCCGGCGTTGACGAAGGGCGTCCAGCGCCTGGAGCAGGCCCTGGGCCTGACGCTCTTCGACCGCGGGCCTCGAGGCATGGCGCTGACCGGCGTGGGGACGCTCTTCTTCGAGCGTGCGCGGCACCTGTGCACGGGCCTCGACGAAGCGGTGCAGGAAGCGAGCGACCTGCACCTGGGCAGCATTGGGACGATACGGATCGGCGTCTCGCCGATCTTTGCCGATGCGCTGGCCGCGCAGACCTTCGCCTTGCTTCGGCAGCAGCGGCCTGGTGCCAAGGCGAGGATGGCCATCAGCCTGAATGACACCCTGCTGGCATCGCTGCGGCTCGGCGATCTCGACCTGTCGATCAACGCGCTCGAAGATGCGCAACCCGAGGGGCTGCTGCAGGAGCCTTTGTTCGATGACGAACTGTGCGTGGTGCTGCGAGAGGATCATCCGCTGTTGTCGCGCAGCCATCTGCGGCTGGCCGA from Variovorax sp. PBL-E5 encodes:
- a CDS encoding LysR family transcriptional regulator, which produces MRLDDLRYFIAVAEQAHVGRAAQRLGVSQPALTKGVQRLEQALGLTLFDRGPRGMALTGVGTLFFERARHLCTGLDEAVQEASDLHLGSIGTIRIGVSPIFADALAAQTFALLRQQRPGAKARMAISLNDTLLASLRLGDLDLSINALEDAQPEGLLQEPLFDDELCVVLREDHPLLSRSHLRLADLAHCSWALPGVEVLARRRVEARFAEQGLPPPDVVLQLDTSITLASSVVRHSDLLSVMSRFSLRLPAGRGLVPLPLTDAAWPRRVGVVTRAGAYMSPLVHRFIELLRERSQDFRVNDAH
- a CDS encoding acyl-CoA dehydrogenase family protein, with the protein product MLQTTRSKSIAEIRAELAEYLNGELIPLERKLGLGYEDRFSRELVGSVWRRCRELGFYGIHLPVELGGRGLPLAQLCLLKDDVAASGAILFPHVLGDWGGPSRIGSLARYATPDQVARFVDPVVQGEMGICFAMTEPHSGSDAASIRTRAVRDGDDFIINGHKHYISASTFADVAITICVTNPDDGARGISALFIDLRAPGVRLDFDCVPMTGQFVDADIHFDNVRVPVANLIGTEGEGLRIAMDRINVNRLLHCPTMIGLARQALRHSIDYAQHREQFGGPISRFQAIQHMLADMATALYACEQMVLATAAKADGGEDIRTEASMCKLFVSERCFEIADKAVQIHGNVGVTRNHPVEFIFRRLRMYRIVTGTSEIQRNTVAKGILL
- a CDS encoding zeta toxin family protein — translated: MPAQIFLLAGVNGAGKSSVGGAALLQKKVDYFNPDLAARALLEANPGLAAEAANARAWEFGRKGLERALAQGLNFAFETTLGARTISQMLLDGAREGAQVHLWYAGLSSPELHLQRVQARVAAGGHDIPEAKIRERYETSRANLIRLLPHLASLRVYDNSAEGDPKAGQRPQPLLLLHMEDGRIVSHIALDQVPQWAKPVMAVALGRQGGAG
- a CDS encoding prevent-host-death family protein, whose amino-acid sequence is MAASTSSVLPAEIERLTRDLPSFSATKLASGMQKVTSTVMARGAVVITRHEQPSMVLMSVERYLKLEQASAPNLEALTHRFDDMFAHMQGEAAARAMVAAFALNPAELGEAAVAQVVPAARR